The Oxyura jamaicensis isolate SHBP4307 breed ruddy duck chromosome 8, BPBGC_Ojam_1.0, whole genome shotgun sequence genome has a segment encoding these proteins:
- the ANGPTL1 gene encoding angiopoietin-related protein 1, with protein sequence MKVFKWTLGVLLFLLLSIGRRTEQSTLSKTSQRRHPRSADSGEEGKKCGYTFLVPEQKITGPICVNTNEPGTGNRKDEVTRMDIENLKDVLSKQKREIDILQLVVDVDGNIVNEVKLLRKESRNMNSRVTQLYMQLLHEIIRKRDNSLELSQLENKVLNVTTEMLKMATKYKELEVKYAALTDLVNNQSVIISLLEEQCLRIFSRQDTHGSPPLVQVVPQHIPNSQPYTPVLLGGNEIQRDPGYPRDRDVRPPPDPATSPTKSPFRVPPLALINEGPFKDCQQAKEAGYSNSGIYMIKPENSNEPMQLWCENSLDPGGWAVIQKRTDGSVNFFRNWDSYKKGFGNIDGEYWLGLENIYMLTNQDNYRLLIELEDWSNKKVYAEYSSFRLEPENEFYRLRLGTYQGNAGDSMIWHNGKQFTTLDRDRDMYSGNCAHFHKGGWWYNACAHSNLNGVWYRGGHYRSKYQDGIFWAEYRGGSYSLKAVQMMIRPID encoded by the exons ATGAAGGTATTTAAATGGACTTTGGGTGTGTTGTTGTTCCTACTGCTGTCTATCGGGCGCCGTACTGAACAATCGACGCTCAGTAAGACATCCCAACGGAGGCACCCTCGTTCAGCAGACagtggagaggaaggaaagaaatgtggtTACACCTTCTTGGTCCCTGAACAAAAGATCACAGGGCCAATTTGTGTGAATACTAATGAACCAGGTACTGGTAACAGAAAAGATGAAGTCACAAGAATGGACATAGAGAACTTGAAGGATGTGCTGTCCAAGCAAAAGCGGGAGATTGACATCTTGCAGTTGGTGGTGGATGTGGATGGAAACATCGTGAATGAAGTAAAGTTACTGAGGAAGGAAAGCCGTAATATGAACTCTCGGGTCACTCAACTCTATATGCAACTCCTGCATGAGATAATTCGAAAGCGTGATAACTCTCTTGAACTTTCccaactggaaaacaaagtCCTTAATGTTACAACAGAGATGTTGAAAATGGCAACAAAATACAAGGAGCTTGAAGTAAAATATGCAGCACTGACTGATCTTGTAAATAATCAGTCTGTGATTATCTCCCTCCTGGAAGAGCAGTGCTTGAGAATCTTCTCACGGCAGGACACCCATGGATCTCCACCGCTTGTCCAGGTGGTGCCCCAGCACATTCCCAACAGTCAGCCATACACTCCCGTTCTTCTGGGAGGTAACGAGATACAGCGAGACCCGGGTTACCCTAGAGACAGAGATGTAAGACCACCGCCTGATCCAGCTACTTCACCTACAAAGAGTCCTTTCAGAGTACCACCGCTGGCTTTAATTAACGAAG GTCCATTCAAAGACTGCCAACAAGCCAAAGAAGCTGGGTATTCCAACAGCGGGATTTATATGATCAAGCCTGAAAACAGTAATGAACCAATGCAGCTATGGTGTGAGAACAGCTTGGACCCTGGAGGATGGGCAGTTATTCAGAAGAGGACAGATGGCTCTGTCAACTTTTTCAGGAACTGGGACAGTTACAAG AAAGGATTTGGCAACATTGATGGAGAATACTGGCTGGGACTAGAAAACATTTACATGCTTACCAATCAGGATAACTACAGACTACTGATTgaattagaggactggagcaaTAAGAAAGTCTATGCAGAATACAGCAGTTTCCGCTTGGAGCCTGAAAATGAGTTCTACAGGCTACGCTTAGGAACATACCAAGGAAACGCAGGGGATTCCATGATATGGCACAACGGAAAGCAGTTTACAACACTGGACAGAGACAGGGATATGTATTCAG GAAACTGCGCTCATTTCCACAAAGGCGGCTGGTGGTACAACGCGTGCGCACATTCGAATCTCAATGGCGTCTGGTACAGAGGCGGCCACTACAGGAGCAAGTATCAGGATGGGATATTTTGGGCTGAGTACCGGGGAGGTTCCTACTCCTTGAAAGCAGTTCAGATGATGATCAGACCTATAGACTGA